The Anomaloglossus baeobatrachus isolate aAnoBae1 chromosome 4, aAnoBae1.hap1, whole genome shotgun sequence genome contains the following window.
cgctgtgtgtgacactgagcagcgatctggcccctgctgcgagatcgctgctcgttacacacagccctggttcgttttcttcaaagccgctctcccgctgtgacgcacagatcgctgtgtgtgacagtgagagagcgacgaaatgaagcgagcagggagcaggcgccggcatctggcagctgcggtaagctgtaaccagggtaaacatcgggtaaccaaggtggttacccgatatttaccttagttaccagcctccgcagctctcacgctgcctgtgctgccggctctctgcacatgtagctgcagtacacatcgggttaattaacccgatgtgtactgtagctaggagagcaaggagccagcgctaagcagtgtgcgcggctccctgctctctgcacatgtagctgcagtacacatcgggttaattaacccgatgtgtactgtagctaggagagcaaggagccagcactaagcagtgtgcgcggctccctgctctcgcggttatgatcgctacttcggctgctgtgtttgacagctaacgaaaaaactgtgggaagaaaggcgcaaatagggtcttacccggtatgacaatgGGAGGTGAATTTGtaacaggaacactcacctggattggttgtgccagtcacaacccctttgacagcatgaaagtaacgtggaaggcagcagtcccgcagaaATGGAGTGATTTCAGACAATAGGAGAAGTGcaggtttgaataccgcgccaaaccacaggagtccagatgaagttagtaaatctcttttctttattttcacaggtctacgcgtttcaaggacatatccgtcctctttctcaggacaaatgcagagaatactatagcggaaAGGAGGCTACAAGCTCTCATATATGTATTGGAAAAAAGCCACGTATCCAATGATTGCGTCATCAACCTCCtcgtgactcataggcacgtggaggagtgaataaagtttaGAGTATTGACAGAAGaaaaaaaagaggagagaaaaaaagaaaaaaagaagaaatgaaaaaaaggagaaaaaaaagggggaaagaaaaagagaaacagaagaagaaaagaaaagaggaaaaaaagagaaaaaagaaagaggggGAGGAAGGGACAAGAAGAAAGAAAGGGGTGAGAGGAAAGGGGGGTGAAGAAAAAAGGGGGGAAGAAGAAGgaagtgaaaaaagtgaaaaaatgggaaaaaaatgaaaatatgaaaatatgaAATGCAGTGATTAgggcaaaaaaaattgaaaaatatgtATCTCTATAATtagatgtaaaaatatatatatgtacaaaaagATGAATGTGTATAATGAAAAAATGGTGTGTACTTAATAAAGTGAAAGAGTGATGGACATGAACAAAAAAAGGTGTCATGATGATTATTACTATTTCGGGGGTTAATATTTGTATTACCAATATTGGTATGGGTATGCTTCTTCCCCCCTTTTTTCTTCACCCCCCTTTCCTCTCACCCCTTTCTTTCTTCTTGTCCCTTCCTCcccctctctttctttttttcctcttttcttttcttcttctgtttctctttttctttccccctttttttttctcctttttttcatttcttctttttttcttctgtcAATACTCtaaactttattcactcctccacgtgcctatgagtcacgaGGAGGTTGATGACGCAATCATTGGATACGTGGCTTTTTTCCAATACATATATGAGAGCTTGTAGCCTCCTttccgctatagtattctctgaatttgtcctgaggaagaggacggatatgtccttgaaacgcgtagacctgtgaaaataaagaaaagagatttactaacttcatctggactcctgtggtttggcgcggtattcaaacctgCACTTCTCCTATTGTCTgaaatcactgtgtttgacagctaagcagcgatcataacagcgacttacaaggtcgctgttacgtcacagaaaatggtgacgtaacagcgacctcgttgtcgctgtcgcttagtgtgaaccagcccttaggggtgcttcacacatagcgaaatcgctgctgagatcgctgctgagtcacggtttttgtgacgcagcagtgacctcattagcaatctcgctgtgtgtgacactgagcagcgatctggcccctgctgttagatcgctgctcgttacacacagccgtggttcgtttttttattgttgctctcccgctgataagcacacatcgctgtgtgtcacagcgagagagcaacgatcctgaatgtgcagggagcaggagccggcatctgacagcctgcggtaagctgtaaccaaggtaaacatcgggtaaccaaggtggttaccagatatttaccttcgttaccagcctccgccgctctcacgctgccagcgccggctcccagctctctgcacatgtagctgcagtacacatcgggtaattaacccgatgtgtactgcagctaggagagcagggagccagcgctaagcagtgtgcgcggctcccagctctctgcacatgtagctgcagtacacatcgggtaattaacccgatgtgtactgtagctaggagagcagggagccagcgctcagtgtgcgcggctccctgcacatgttgcagcacagcgacgcgtgtcattatgatcgctacttcggctgctgtgtttgacagctaagcagcgatcataacagcgacttacaaggtcgctgttacgtcacagaaaatggtgacgtaacagcgatgtcgttgtcgcttagtgtgaacccagccttacacaAAGACAACATGGAGTGTAGATTTAACATATTGAATTCTGCTCTCATTCAAACAATACACAAATGGATGAGTAAAGCATACAACTCggctataacaaaaaaaaaaataattctctatcAAAAAttaaagtgtaaggctatgtgcgcacgttgcgtacattcactgcagaaatttctgcagcgatctgaagagcacatgtgcgctttaaatcactgcagaaatgtccgtagtgaagaaaaaaaaaagccaattccatgcgctctgcctgcagctcctgccatagacagagcaggggctgccgggaaagtgtacggaagaagtgacatgtcacttcttagaacgcagcgcttcggcagtagccaaagcgctgcgctctaaaacgccacgtgcgcacggcccctgcacaatctccatagactgtgcaggggacgcaggacgcatgcagttacgctgcgctacaaagcgcagcgtaactgcatgtatttacgcaacgtgcgcacatagccttaaaggatgAATAATTTGTAAATTATCCATCATAAAAAGTACAAAACCATAATGACATAAAATGAACTCTTTATTAACAGATAGTAAATATTAATAGACTTTTACTAACACAAACATTCTATTCAGgactatggcttcactcctgtgtgaattttctcatgtctaataagattcgatttccgagcaaaacatttcccacattctgaacatgaatatgaatgctctcctgtgtgaattctctcatgtgtaatgagatgtgatttccgagcaaaacatttctcacattctgaacatgcatatgacttctctcctgtgtgaattctctcatgtgtaatgagagctGATTTcctagcaaaacatttctcacattctgaacatgcatatgacttctctcctgtgtgaattctctcatgtctaatgagagctgatttctgagcaaaacatttctcacattctgaacatgaatatggcttctctcctgtgtgaattctctcatgtgtaatgagaactACTTTCAAAGTAAAACATTTCtgacattctgagcatgaatatggcttctctcctgtgtgaattctctcatgtctaatgagagctgatttctgagcaaaacacttctcacattctgcacatgaatttggcttctctcctgtgtgaattctctcatgtctaatgagAGCTGATTTCTGagaaaaacatttctcacattctgaacatgaatatggcttctctcctgtgtgaattctctcatgtgtaatgagatctaCTTTcaaagtaaaacatttctcacattctgagcatgaatatggcttctctcctgtgtgaattctctcatgtctaatgagagctgatttctgagcaaaacacttctcacattctgagcatgaatatggcttctctcctgtgtgaattctctcatgtgtaatgagagctgatttctgagcaaaacatttctcacattctgaacatgaatatggcttctctcctgtgtgaattctctcatgtgtaatgagatctaCTTTcaaagtaaaacatttctcacattctgaacatgaatatggcttctctcctgtgtgaattctctcatgtctaataagatgtgctttcagagcaaaacatttctcacattctgaacatgaatatggcttcactcctgtgtggattctctcatgtctaatgagagctgatttctgagtaaaacatttctcacattctgaacatgaatatggcttctctcctttgtGAATTTGACTTCCCTTAGCTTTCTGTGTTGAACTCCTGGTACCGTCATCTgccataaataaaattgaagttataagcttttaataatataacctcaaacatacacagacacacataaatcTATATACATTCCAAAGTGTATAGTGTTCTACTTtaaaaggcctatgtgacagaaaatacccaaaatgacaTCCTTTTAAGAACTGCACCCTTTGCAGTGCTCAAAACGACATTCAATAAAACatatctacaaaagcatatccagtggcactcaataatataaggatactttggcattgcattactgctgtagaaatAGTAGAAAAAAGGGATTAATACATAGCTAATGAGAAAAATTAGTAAAACGACAGAGATATTTGTAAAgtgagattcttagcttatgtattgaccaatccatgtgagcccggtaaccttgacaagcacctgaccaagcactctgccctatagccagggtgtgtccagcatcttatttagccaggaacctatctgccaagacatgcagatttttaatcacATATAGAAGCATTTAAGAttaggttcccaatataatgagatcaccttttCAAGGTTATCAggttcacatggattggccaatgcaTAAGCTAAGACTCTCTCTTTGCAAATATCtcgaaagcagtaatgcaatgactgtctttttactcatttttcacattagctatgtatgtatcccttttttgtaatattccaACAGCAGTAATGcgtcacagaaattaaagcaatgtggaaggaaaaaaataaagattttaatttttcccacaaaagtgttgctttaaccacaaattttcattttcccaagggtaagATGAGAAAAAGGACCATATAATTCTCTTGTGCAATTTCTCGTGTATACGCCGATACCCCaggactcagaaggaaaggagcgcaatttgacttttggagaaccaaattggctgaaatagaggatgccatgtcacatttgtaaaGCCCTTAATGTGCATAAGCAGTGGAATCCCACCCCACAAATTATCTCATTTTGAAATCTACACCACTGAAGGAATGTATCTAGGTGTGGAAATCATAGGAGTACTCCTATATAGGGCATGGGGTCTTAAGCAGACCCCCAGCTATTATGGCGACCCATATGCACCCAATGATAACGTTGCTGGGGGCGTTGGATATGTGGAAAATTGTACCCCATAGGCTGCGAGATGTGAATGCTGCTGTCAAAGATTGAAAAGTTAACAGCAGTAGGTGAAGCTTACCTCCAGGATAACTCAGTCATCATCTTCTATCAATAATGGAGACTCAGCTTCTGAGCCCATAAGAAGTAATAGGATATAATATGTTACatatcgagaaggggttaaagaaaacctggcagctacaaaagaagggaattttgtttacttaccgtaaattccttttcttctagctctaattgggagacccagacaattgggtgtatagctactgcctccggaggccacacaaagtattacacttaaaagtgtaaggcccctccccttctggctatacaccccccgtgggatcacggagtcctcagttttagtgccaaagcaagaaggaggaaagccaataaactggtttaagcaaattcattccgaaggaatatcggagaactgaaaccattcaacatgaacaacatgtgtatacaaaaaaacaggggcgggagctgggtctcccaattagagctagaagaaaaggaatttacggtaagtaaacaaaattcccttcttctttgtcgctctattgggagacccagacaattgggatgtccaaaagcaatccctgggtgggtaaaataataccgcgtgatagggccgtaaaaacggcccttttctacaggtgggcaatcgccgcctgaaggacttgtctacctaggctggcgtccgccgaagcataggtatgcacctgataatgctaggtaaaagtgtgcagactcgaccaggtagccgcctggcacacctgttgagccgtagcctggtgccgtaatgcccaggacgcacccacggctctggtagaatgggccttcagccctgagggaaccggaagtccagcggaacggtaggcttcaagaattggttccttgatccaccgagccagggtggatttggaagcctgcaaccctttacgctgaccagcgacaaggacaaagagtgcatccgagcggcgcaggggcgccgtgcgggaaatgtagattctgagtgctctcaccagatccaacaaatgcaaatccttttcacattgatgaactggatgagaacacaaagaaggcaaggagatatcttgattgaggtggaaaggagacaccaccttagggagaaactccggaattgggcgcagaaccaccttgtcctggtgaaagaccaggaagggcgatttgcatgacagtgctgctagctgggacactctccgaagagacgtgaccgctactagaaaagccaccttctgtgaGAGGCGAGAAAGAGGAACATCTCTCATAAGCTCGAAAAACGGCTTCTGGAGAgcgattagaaccctgttcagatcccagggctctaacggccgcttgtaaggagggacgatatgacaaaccccttgcaggaacgtgcgcacctgaggaagtcgtgctaggcgcttctgaaaaaatacagatagcgctgagacttgtcccttgagggagccgagcgacaaacccttttccaaaccggattgtaggaaggaaagaaaagtgggcaatgcaaatggccatggagaaactccctgagcagcgcaccaagataagaatatcttccacgtcctgtggtagatcttggcggaggttggctttctagcctgcctcatggtggcaatgacctcttgagataatcctgaatacgctaggatctaggactcaatggccacacagtcaggttcagggccgcagaattccgacggaaaaacggcccttgagacagcaagtctggacggtctggtagtgcccacggttggcctactgcgaggtgccacagatccgggtaccacgacctccttggccagtctggagcgacgagaatggctcggcGGCAGtccgacctgatcttgcgcagcactctgggcaacagcgccagaggtgggaacacataaggaagccggaactgcgaccaatcctgaactaaggcgtccgccgccagagctcggtgatcgtgagaccgtgccatgaaaaccgggaccttgttgttgtgccgagacgccattaggtcgacgtccggcatcccccagcggcgacagatctcctgacagacgtccgggtgaagggaccattcccctgcgtccataccctggcgactgagaaagtctgcttcccagttgtccacgtctgggatgtgaactgcggatatggtggatgccgtgtcttccacccacgtcagaatccgccggacttcctggaaagcttgccgactgcgagttcctccctggtggttgatgtatgccaccgctgtggagatgtccgactgaattcggatttgtttgccttccagccactgctggaaggcttgaagggcaagatacactgctctgatttccagaacattgatctgaagggtggactcttgctgagtccacgaaccctgagccctgtggtggagaaaaactgctccccaccctgagagactcgcgtctgtcgtaaccaccgcccaggatgggggtaggaaggacttcccttttgacaaagaggtgggaagaagccaccaccgaagggactccttggccgcctgagaaagagagAAGTTCTTGTCGAGGGatttcgacttcccgtcccattggcggagaatgtcccattgtagtggacgcagatgaaactgcgcaaacgggactgcctccattgcttctaccatcttccctaggaagtgcatgaggcgcctcaaggggtgtgactggccttgaaggagagattgcacccccgtctgtagtgaacgctgtttgaccagcggaagcttcactatcgctgagagagtatgaaactccatgccaagatatgttagcgattgtgtcggggttagatttgacttggaaaagttgatgatccacccgaaactctggagagtctccaacgccacgttcaggctgtgttgacatgcctcttgagtgggcgccttgaccagcagatcgtctaagtaagggatcacagagtgtccctgcgagtgcaggactgctactactgctgccatgaccttggagaagacccgtggggctatcgccagaccgaaaggcagggccacgaactgaaggtgttcgtctgctaaaacgaagcgtagaaaacgctgatgctctggagcaatcggtacgtggagataagcatccttgatgtctattgatgctaggaaatctccttgagacattgcggcgatgacggagcggagtgattccatccggaaccgtctggtttgcacgtgcttgttgagaagctttaggtccagaactgggcggaaagacccgtccttttttggtaccacaaaaaaattggagtaaaaaccgtgaccgtgctcctgaagaggaacaggggtcactactccttctgcctttagagtgtataccgcctgcagaagagcatcggctcggtcgggtggtggagaagttctgaagaatcgagttggaggacgagaactgaactctatcctgtacccgtgggacagaatgtctctcacccaacggtcttggacctgtggcagccaaatgtcaccaaagcgggagagcctgccaccgaccgaggatgcggagagaggaggccgaaagtcatgaggaagccgccttggtagcggttcttccggctgtcttttttgggcgtgattgagcccgccacgaat
Protein-coding sequences here:
- the LOC142301855 gene encoding uncharacterized protein LOC142301855, whose translation is MQNAADTMEKGEMAVRGDERSRDLSTDDGTRSSTQKAKGSQIHKGEKPYSCSECEKCFTQKSALIRHERIHTGVKPYSCSECEKCFALKAHLIRHERIHTGEKPYSCSECEKCFTLKVDLITHERIHTGEKPYSCSECEKCFAQKSALITHERIHTGEKPYSCSECEKCFAQKSALIRHERIHTGEKPYSCSECEKCFTLKVDLITHERIHTGEKPYSCSECEKCFSQKSALIRHERIHTGEKPNSCAECEKCFAQKSALIRHERIHTGEKPYSCSECQKCFTLKVVLITHERIHTGEKPYSCSECEKCFAQKSALIRHERIHTGEKSYACSECEKCFARKSALITHERIHTGEKSYACSECEKCFARKSHLITHERIHTGEHSYSCSECGKCFARKSNLIRHEKIHTGVKP